A single region of the Salipaludibacillus sp. LMS25 genome encodes:
- a CDS encoding TlpA disulfide reductase family protein: MIFIAAIGIGGYVIYEKINEETSDKNEQLLTDYLESGGIERESVEDLEDDETAMQPGMAAQNFTLTDIKSKETITLSDLRGNYVILNMWASWCPPCRDEMPDFIKFYEEYQDDNVVIVAINMTTEERSVDNVQQFVNDFNIPFYILLDEEGEVKENYDVHYLPTTLIIDPDGKVTVRRPGHITYDMLVDYYEEVTQND; this comes from the coding sequence ATGATTTTTATAGCAGCTATAGGGATAGGGGGCTATGTAATCTATGAAAAGATAAATGAAGAGACTAGTGATAAAAATGAACAGCTTCTCACCGACTATCTAGAAAGCGGAGGGATTGAAAGAGAAAGCGTTGAAGATTTAGAAGATGACGAAACAGCCATGCAACCAGGAATGGCTGCCCAAAATTTCACATTAACAGATATAAAAAGTAAGGAAACAATTACACTGTCTGATTTAAGGGGTAACTATGTGATTCTAAACATGTGGGCATCTTGGTGCCCGCCCTGCCGCGATGAAATGCCTGATTTTATAAAGTTCTATGAAGAGTATCAAGATGATAATGTTGTCATTGTTGCGATTAACATGACCACTGAAGAACGATCAGTAGATAATGTTCAACAATTTGTGAATGATTTTAACATTCCCTTTTATATCCTATTAGACGAAGAAGGGGAAGTTAAAGAAAACTATGACGTCCATTATTTGCCTACCACATTAATCATTGATCCAGATGGGAAGGTAACGGTTCGTCGACCAGGACATATCACTTATGACATGTTAGTAGACTATTATGAAGAAGTGACACAAAACGACTAA
- a CDS encoding SDR family oxidoreductase, whose translation MNQRQGEHVIVTGTAQGIGKKVAELFAQARAHVWLLDCKLDKGKQVEEELREKGFNVTFQQLDVQRPEDIKAFFSRLAGENIVINTLVNNAGSSQFKRLNELEVTEWDAIMNTNVRSVMLMAKYCAPLMKAGGTIINIASTRALMSEPNSEAYAASKGAVIALTHALAASLSEKYIRVNAISPGWIETENYSQLREEDHHQHFSQRVGQASDVAKACLYLSSGDADFITGENVVIDGGMTRKMIYHH comes from the coding sequence GTGAATCAACGACAAGGTGAACATGTTATTGTGACAGGGACCGCCCAAGGTATTGGAAAAAAGGTGGCGGAACTATTTGCTCAGGCTAGGGCACATGTATGGTTACTTGATTGCAAGCTAGATAAAGGTAAACAAGTAGAAGAAGAACTACGCGAGAAAGGCTTTAATGTGACGTTCCAACAGTTAGATGTTCAACGTCCCGAAGATATTAAAGCATTTTTTTCACGGTTAGCTGGTGAAAATATCGTTATTAATACACTTGTTAATAACGCTGGTAGCTCTCAATTTAAACGACTTAATGAATTGGAAGTCACTGAATGGGACGCTATCATGAATACGAATGTGAGAAGTGTGATGCTAATGGCAAAGTATTGCGCCCCCTTAATGAAGGCGGGAGGAACTATCATTAACATAGCATCTACAAGAGCTCTTATGTCAGAGCCAAATAGTGAAGCTTATGCCGCATCCAAAGGAGCGGTCATAGCCCTCACACATGCTCTAGCAGCTTCTTTGTCAGAAAAATATATTCGAGTAAATGCTATTAGCCCTGGATGGATCGAGACGGAAAATTATTCACAGCTTCGTGAAGAAGATCATCATCAACATTTTTCCCAAAGGGTCGGTCAAGCGAGTGATGTAGCAAAAGCCTGCCTTTATTTATCAAGTGGAGACGCCGATTTTATTACCGGAGAAAATGTGGTCATCGATGGGGGGATGACTCGAAAAATGATTTATCATCATTAA
- a CDS encoding Cof-type HAD-IIB family hydrolase — protein sequence MRTIKFIATDMDGTLLNNSRQVSEGNVRAIKEAQKAGITVVIATGRDYTEAITPLKEAGLRLPLICVNGADIREEDGTVIQQQSLSTGQFDVINNILKEEDIYFEITTSKGTYTNNEKRGLELVVDLLKTTGEFSSYEEAMALAEKRFEQGAVFRTHDYHEMLRGDGTLLLKVLAFSTDREKRERAEAKLARELNISVSASARDNLEITHQLATKGKGVEIMTRRFNLDVSEAMVVGDNFNDVSMMQIAGYAVAMENAEKEIKQLCDVTTATNGDDGVAKAIRSVIAHQLQD from the coding sequence ATGAGGACAATTAAATTTATTGCAACCGATATGGATGGGACATTATTAAACAATAGTCGCCAAGTTTCAGAGGGAAATGTTCGTGCTATAAAAGAAGCACAAAAGGCCGGCATAACAGTGGTTATTGCAACAGGGCGCGATTACACAGAAGCGATTACCCCTTTGAAAGAAGCAGGCCTTCGCCTTCCCCTTATTTGTGTAAATGGGGCAGATATAAGAGAAGAAGATGGGACAGTTATTCAGCAACAATCACTGTCAACAGGTCAATTTGATGTGATAAATAACATTTTAAAAGAAGAAGACATATATTTTGAAATAACGACGTCAAAAGGGACCTACACTAATAATGAAAAACGAGGGTTAGAGTTAGTCGTCGATTTATTAAAAACAACTGGAGAATTTTCATCCTACGAGGAAGCGATGGCGTTAGCTGAGAAAAGGTTCGAGCAAGGCGCTGTCTTTCGAACACATGATTATCACGAGATGTTACGAGGAGATGGGACACTTTTGCTAAAAGTATTGGCCTTTTCAACTGATCGTGAAAAACGCGAACGGGCAGAAGCCAAATTGGCTCGTGAGTTAAACATAAGTGTCAGTGCTTCAGCGCGAGATAATTTAGAGATTACCCACCAACTTGCAACAAAAGGAAAGGGAGTTGAGATTATGACACGACGTTTTAATCTAGATGTCTCCGAAGCCATGGTAGTTGGTGATAACTTTAATGATGTCTCAATGATGCAAATAGCAGGTTATGCTGTAGCAATGGAGAATGCTGAAAAAGAGATCAAACAATTGTGTGATGTCACAACAGCAACTAATGGAGACGATGGCGTAGCGAAAGCAATACGTTCAGTCATTGCTCACCAATTGCAAGACTAA
- a CDS encoding aldo/keto reductase, whose translation MKKNQLGTSDLYVSELGFGCMSLSDDHLSNQSLIDEAIDRGINFFDTADLYQLGFNEESVGKAIKGKRHNIILASKGGNEWGEGIDGWRWNPDKHYLKEALKRSLLRLNVDYLDLYQLHGGTLDDPIDDVIEAFEDLKQEGLIRYYGISSIRPNVIKAFAEKSSIVSVMMQYSLLDRRPEEWFSLFEKYHISVIARGPVAKGLLTDEFERKLSTDGYLDYTETELLQLLPKLKALAEEVGISMQQLALRYVMDQLPVATAIAGASKPEQLKRNVKSTHASLISPDMRQQLHSLVKKSTYDNHRV comes from the coding sequence ATGAAGAAAAATCAATTAGGAACATCTGATTTATATGTATCAGAACTCGGTTTTGGCTGTATGTCATTGTCAGACGATCATTTGTCTAATCAATCATTAATTGATGAAGCGATCGATAGAGGGATAAATTTTTTTGATACGGCTGATTTATATCAATTAGGGTTTAATGAAGAATCTGTCGGTAAAGCCATAAAAGGAAAGCGCCACAACATTATTTTAGCCTCTAAAGGGGGAAATGAATGGGGAGAAGGCATTGACGGATGGCGCTGGAATCCTGACAAACACTATCTAAAAGAGGCGTTAAAACGCTCACTTCTGCGATTAAATGTGGATTATCTAGATCTTTATCAACTGCACGGCGGAACGCTTGATGATCCGATTGATGATGTCATTGAAGCTTTTGAAGATCTTAAGCAAGAAGGACTCATTCGTTATTATGGGATCTCATCTATTAGACCGAATGTGATAAAAGCCTTTGCCGAAAAGTCCTCTATCGTCAGTGTCATGATGCAATATAGTCTATTAGACAGACGGCCAGAAGAATGGTTTTCATTATTTGAGAAGTATCATATTTCCGTTATTGCCCGAGGACCTGTAGCAAAAGGACTTTTGACTGATGAGTTTGAAAGAAAGCTCAGTACTGATGGCTATTTAGATTATACAGAAACTGAGTTACTACAGCTTTTACCGAAGCTAAAAGCACTTGCAGAAGAAGTAGGCATTTCTATGCAACAGTTAGCACTTCGTTATGTTATGGATCAACTTCCAGTAGCTACAGCCATTGCTGGAGCGAGCAAGCCTGAGCAATTAAAAAGAAACGTTAAAAGTACCCATGCTTCTCTTATTTCACCAGACATGAGACAACAGCTTCATTCTTTAGTAAAAAAATCAACTTACGACAACCATCGCGTATAA
- a CDS encoding NCS2 family permease codes for MSTNTAHYPLFKREDVDAFFALFQNNLANFVIITVTMLSLGFPVNIVFGSVIPGAAAAVIFGNIYYAYMAKRLAKKENRNDVTALSYGISTPVMFIFLFGVLVPAYSLTEDYELAWKIAVAAAFLSGLIEVLASFTGRWVQKNLPRAAMLGALAGVALSFIAGEMLFMSLEMPVVGLFVLAVILIGIVGKVSLPFRIPASLFAMIIGTGLAFGLGYAETSAIQEGFSHLGFYPFLPSLDVVEGFQYLFGAMIALLAIILPITIYNAVETMNNVEAMKAEGDTYDVKECQAVDGVGTMLGSVFGGLFPTTVYIASVGSKKMGAGRGYSLLNAVVLGVGAIFGVIAALSAILPVAVVAPILVFVGISMVSSAFGSNNEKYYPAVAIAMLPYFANYLMTRFGSRAPDALADISSGIVPLGQGAMFTGIILGAMTVFIIDHDYLKAALFAFLGALLSFCGLMHAPEMAFGAAIDFAAGYSLVGFFFIAYFIKSVIQLKRQCLNSDKKAA; via the coding sequence ATGTCTACAAATACCGCCCATTATCCCCTTTTTAAAAGAGAAGATGTAGATGCTTTTTTTGCCCTTTTTCAAAATAATCTAGCAAACTTTGTCATTATTACTGTAACGATGTTAAGTTTAGGCTTTCCCGTAAATATTGTGTTCGGCAGCGTGATCCCTGGTGCAGCGGCTGCCGTTATTTTCGGAAATATATATTATGCTTATATGGCTAAACGCCTTGCTAAAAAAGAAAATAGGAACGATGTAACAGCCTTATCTTACGGGATAAGTACACCTGTCATGTTTATATTTCTATTTGGTGTCCTCGTGCCAGCTTACTCTTTAACAGAGGATTATGAGTTGGCATGGAAAATCGCAGTTGCTGCTGCTTTTTTAAGTGGATTAATTGAAGTTCTTGCTAGCTTTACAGGTCGATGGGTGCAAAAAAATCTTCCCCGTGCTGCCATGCTCGGCGCTCTCGCTGGTGTTGCTCTATCATTTATAGCAGGTGAAATGCTCTTTATGTCGCTAGAGATGCCTGTCGTTGGTTTATTCGTTCTAGCAGTTATCTTAATTGGCATTGTCGGTAAGGTGAGCCTACCTTTTCGGATACCAGCCTCATTGTTTGCTATGATCATAGGCACTGGCTTAGCCTTTGGATTAGGCTATGCTGAAACGTCAGCTATTCAAGAAGGATTTTCCCATTTAGGCTTTTATCCTTTTCTCCCTTCATTAGACGTTGTAGAAGGTTTTCAATATTTATTCGGTGCTATGATTGCCTTATTAGCTATTATCTTACCTATCACGATTTATAATGCTGTGGAAACGATGAATAATGTTGAAGCAATGAAAGCTGAGGGGGACACTTATGATGTTAAAGAATGTCAAGCTGTCGATGGTGTCGGTACAATGCTCGGCTCTGTTTTCGGTGGCTTATTCCCTACAACCGTCTATATAGCGTCAGTAGGATCAAAGAAAATGGGCGCAGGTCGTGGGTACAGTTTATTAAATGCAGTTGTACTTGGAGTAGGTGCCATTTTTGGGGTGATCGCTGCTTTAAGTGCTATTTTACCGGTTGCTGTCGTGGCCCCTATCCTTGTTTTTGTCGGTATATCCATGGTAAGTTCTGCTTTCGGTTCTAACAATGAAAAATATTATCCCGCTGTGGCTATTGCCATGCTTCCATACTTTGCCAACTATTTAATGACTCGTTTTGGCAGCCGCGCACCTGATGCATTAGCTGATATATCATCAGGTATCGTTCCATTAGGGCAAGGCGCTATGTTTACCGGCATTATTTTAGGTGCTATGACTGTGTTTATTATTGACCACGATTATTTAAAGGCTGCTCTCTTCGCATTCCTTGGGGCATTATTAAGTTTTTGTGGACTCATGCATGCACCTGAAATGGCTTTCGGAGCCGCTATTGACTTTGCCGCTGGCTATAGTTTAGTTGGATTCTTTTTTATCGCTTATTTTATTAAAAGCGTCATACAATTGAAACGCCAGTGTCTAAACAGTGATAAAAAAGCAGCATAA
- a CDS encoding NUDIX hydrolase, translating into MSKTLEEKTIKKERIFKGKVVELEVQDVLLPNGNESKREIIHHPGAVAVIAFTIEQKLILVKQFRKALEKVIAEIPAGKLEKGEDPLECAKRELEEETGIVAHSWTKLHSFYTSPGFANEIVHVYLAKDLKKGTINLDEDEFVEKIEVTKEEAEKLVENEVIHDAKTLYAMQYWELMMGRTEKDNA; encoded by the coding sequence ATGTCCAAAACGTTAGAGGAAAAAACGATTAAAAAAGAGCGCATTTTTAAAGGGAAGGTTGTGGAGCTAGAGGTTCAAGACGTTTTACTGCCAAACGGGAATGAAAGTAAAAGAGAAATCATCCATCATCCCGGTGCAGTTGCAGTGATAGCTTTTACAATAGAACAAAAATTAATTTTAGTTAAACAGTTCCGTAAAGCGTTAGAAAAGGTGATTGCAGAAATTCCAGCGGGGAAATTAGAAAAAGGAGAAGACCCCCTTGAATGTGCGAAGCGTGAGTTGGAAGAGGAAACAGGTATCGTAGCCCATTCGTGGACGAAGCTGCACTCTTTTTATACAAGCCCAGGTTTTGCCAATGAAATTGTCCATGTTTATTTAGCAAAAGATCTAAAAAAAGGGACCATTAATTTAGATGAAGACGAATTTGTAGAAAAAATAGAAGTGACGAAGGAAGAGGCTGAGAAATTAGTTGAAAATGAAGTGATCCATGATGCCAAAACCCTTTATGCTATGCAATATTGGGAATTAATGATGGGGAGGACAGAGAAAGATAATGCCTAA
- a CDS encoding permease, protein MKPSQGKVIGKDLLGLALLLLFLILFLFSDRVSTSDYAEALPSAWINVNTIFLSIVLEAIPFILLGVFASALIQLYVSEKTIKRFLPKNAWVALVPAAMLGAILPLCECAIVPVVRRLIKKGMPLHVGIVFLVAAPILNPVVFASTYYAFRTNQTILYTRMGLAFVLSIIIGAILYSIFKSRPNQLRSEINVSLANHHVHVDGGEDLKRVKKASVLTQLRNTLYHAVDEFFMMGKYLILGAFVAALFQTFLDRSLLETIGGNEYSSTFVMMVFAYLLSLCSEADAFVASSFGSSFTDASLVAFLVYGPMLDLKNTFMLFAFFKVRFVLIFMVTVTLCVFTAVILLSGWIL, encoded by the coding sequence ATGAAACCTTCACAAGGAAAAGTTATTGGAAAAGATCTGTTAGGTCTCGCCTTACTATTACTCTTTCTTATCTTATTTTTATTTAGTGATCGCGTGAGTACAAGTGACTATGCTGAAGCTCTTCCATCTGCATGGATTAATGTGAATACTATTTTTCTTAGTATTGTGTTAGAAGCCATTCCTTTTATTTTACTAGGTGTATTTGCCTCTGCACTCATACAGCTTTACGTATCTGAGAAAACTATCAAGCGATTTCTACCGAAAAATGCCTGGGTCGCATTAGTGCCTGCTGCAATGCTTGGGGCTATTCTTCCTCTTTGTGAGTGTGCTATTGTCCCAGTCGTTAGACGCTTAATAAAAAAAGGCATGCCCCTTCATGTTGGGATTGTTTTTCTCGTAGCTGCGCCTATTTTGAATCCAGTCGTCTTCGCTTCAACATATTATGCTTTTAGAACGAATCAAACGATACTTTACACCCGTATGGGACTAGCTTTCGTATTATCGATTATTATCGGAGCTATCCTTTATAGTATTTTTAAATCTCGTCCTAACCAACTACGAAGTGAGATAAATGTCTCCCTAGCAAATCATCATGTGCATGTGGATGGAGGCGAGGATCTTAAACGAGTGAAGAAAGCAAGTGTTTTAACTCAACTACGTAATACATTGTATCATGCTGTCGATGAATTTTTTATGATGGGAAAATACTTAATTCTCGGTGCATTTGTAGCTGCTCTTTTTCAAACATTTCTTGACAGAAGTTTGCTTGAGACAATTGGTGGAAATGAGTATTCTTCGACTTTTGTCATGATGGTATTTGCCTATTTACTATCATTATGTTCGGAAGCAGATGCGTTTGTCGCTTCTTCATTCGGCTCCTCATTTACAGATGCCTCACTTGTGGCATTTCTCGTCTACGGGCCGATGCTTGATTTAAAAAATACGTTTATGCTATTTGCATTTTTTAAAGTGCGTTTTGTTCTTATCTTTATGGTGACAGTGACGCTTTGTGTGTTTACTGCTGTTATACTGTTATCAGGCTGGATCTTATAA
- a CDS encoding PTS glucose transporter subunit IIA, whose protein sequence is MFKKLFGVEKKPKTDVKLPKADGKDTILSPVNGEVLPLSEVPDPTFAKQMMGDGIAVMPSGGQVVSPVHGEIIQVFPTKHAVGLKTVNGIEILIHIGIETVNLQGEGFKAFVKEGSKVAPGDKLIEFDIDVVKEKAESLITPIIITNGEAVETLDKYENQAAKAGETAVMVLTSK, encoded by the coding sequence TTGTTTAAAAAATTATTCGGAGTAGAAAAAAAACCAAAAACGGATGTAAAGTTGCCTAAGGCTGATGGAAAAGATACTATTTTAAGTCCTGTTAATGGAGAAGTACTTCCGCTTTCGGAAGTTCCTGATCCAACGTTTGCTAAACAAATGATGGGTGATGGTATTGCTGTTATGCCCTCGGGAGGTCAGGTTGTATCTCCGGTACATGGTGAAATCATCCAAGTATTTCCGACTAAGCACGCAGTAGGATTAAAAACAGTAAATGGTATAGAGATCCTTATTCATATCGGCATTGAAACTGTTAACTTACAAGGAGAGGGATTTAAAGCTTTCGTAAAAGAAGGAAGTAAAGTCGCTCCAGGAGACAAGTTGATAGAGTTTGATATAGACGTAGTCAAAGAAAAGGCAGAAAGTCTCATAACACCAATTATAATTACAAATGGAGAAGCAGTAGAGACTTTGGATAAGTATGAAAATCAGGCGGCAAAAGCAGGGGAAACTGCTGTTATGGTGTTAACTAGTAAATGA
- a CDS encoding NAD(P)/FAD-dependent oxidoreductase, with product MQRKNIAIIGAGPGGLAAAMLLSARGYRVQLFEKQDYIGGRTSSFSKLGYTFDLGPTFFSMPYILEEIFEEAGRRLEDYVSLKKIDPMYTLMFDDFSMKASSDQQKMKRVVETHFPGYGVQYERFMSDTRKKMNVLLPILQKNHDSIFDYVRLRSIKAWPKLEISKTLYDVLSNYFEDDRLKLSFTFQSKYLGMSPWECPGIFSILAFMEHEYGIFHPVGGLSKLTEAMGNVAKEHGAGIHTGTGVAKIIIGDKRTVKGLQLDNGDKIAVDHVVMNADFAQAMSQLVADDLRRKYKTIQLEKKRYSCSTFMIYAGVDTPVPLDHHTILFSKDYKRNVEEISELKAISQDPSIYIQNASITDSSLAPEGKSALYMLAPVPNNFSHLDWEKEKGTFRDLILSKVEEKTGLHELRHKIETETVLTPADWENNKYVYKGATFNLAHNLRQMMYFRPHNKLKEFRGLWLVGGGTHPGSGLPTIFESARITANLLSGEID from the coding sequence ATGCAGAGGAAGAACATTGCTATAATAGGGGCTGGACCAGGGGGATTAGCCGCAGCCATGTTGCTATCAGCAAGAGGCTATCGCGTACAGTTGTTCGAAAAACAGGACTATATCGGAGGACGAACATCCTCATTTTCTAAATTAGGTTATACATTTGATTTAGGTCCGACTTTTTTTAGTATGCCTTATATTCTTGAAGAAATATTTGAGGAAGCAGGTCGACGGTTAGAAGATTATGTGTCGCTCAAAAAAATAGACCCTATGTACACACTCATGTTTGATGATTTCTCAATGAAAGCAAGCTCAGATCAACAAAAAATGAAACGAGTTGTAGAAACACATTTCCCAGGGTATGGTGTGCAATACGAACGCTTTATGTCAGACACACGTAAGAAAATGAACGTATTATTACCAATTCTGCAAAAGAATCACGATTCTATTTTTGATTATGTGCGTTTAAGAAGTATAAAAGCATGGCCAAAGTTAGAGATAAGTAAAACATTATATGATGTGTTGTCAAACTATTTTGAGGATGATCGCTTAAAACTATCTTTCACCTTTCAATCTAAATATTTAGGAATGTCCCCATGGGAGTGCCCTGGTATATTTAGCATTTTGGCTTTTATGGAACATGAGTATGGTATTTTTCATCCGGTAGGGGGGCTAAGTAAGTTAACTGAAGCTATGGGGAACGTTGCCAAAGAACATGGAGCAGGTATACATACGGGAACAGGAGTGGCTAAAATAATTATTGGCGATAAGCGGACTGTTAAAGGTTTACAGTTAGATAATGGCGATAAAATAGCTGTTGATCATGTGGTTATGAATGCTGATTTTGCTCAAGCCATGAGTCAGCTTGTGGCTGATGATCTGCGAAGAAAGTATAAGACAATCCAATTAGAAAAGAAACGGTACTCGTGTTCTACTTTTATGATTTACGCTGGAGTAGATACCCCTGTGCCATTGGATCATCATACTATATTATTTTCTAAAGATTATAAACGAAATGTTGAAGAAATATCGGAATTAAAAGCTATATCTCAAGACCCGTCCATTTATATTCAAAATGCCTCGATAACAGATTCGTCCTTAGCTCCGGAGGGGAAGTCAGCATTGTACATGCTTGCTCCTGTACCTAACAATTTTAGCCATTTAGATTGGGAGAAAGAAAAAGGCACGTTTCGGGATTTAATTCTGTCCAAAGTGGAGGAGAAAACAGGCTTACACGAACTCCGCCATAAGATTGAAACAGAAACTGTTTTAACACCGGCTGATTGGGAAAATAATAAGTACGTGTATAAAGGTGCTACGTTTAACTTAGCTCATAATTTGCGACAAATGATGTACTTCAGACCTCATAATAAGTTGAAAGAATTTCGCGGTCTTTGGCTCGTTGGAGGAGGCACACATCCAGGGAGTGGGCTGCCAACGATTTTTGAATCAGCGAGAATTACAGCAAACCTCCTTTCAGGAGAAATAGATTGA
- a CDS encoding xanthine phosphoribosyltransferase codes for MKRLYETILTEGIVINDNVLKVDSFLNHAINPQLMKEIGEEFAERFSGEPITKVLTLESSGIAPALMTSLVIGCELIFARKRQSLTLVDNLISTTVDSYTKKQKNTISISGDLIKPDDTVLIIDDFLANGQAAKGLIDIAQQAGTSVVGIGIVIEKSFQPGRSELENQGIRVESLARIASLTNKQVQFVEKTRL; via the coding sequence ATGAAACGTTTATATGAGACTATTTTAACAGAGGGGATCGTCATTAATGACAATGTATTAAAAGTAGATTCATTTCTTAATCATGCTATAAATCCTCAATTAATGAAAGAAATTGGCGAAGAGTTTGCAGAGAGATTTAGTGGAGAACCTATTACAAAAGTTTTAACACTAGAATCATCAGGCATTGCCCCAGCTCTTATGACCTCCCTCGTTATAGGGTGTGAGTTAATATTTGCCCGTAAACGGCAATCGCTCACGCTGGTGGATAATCTTATATCAACAACTGTTGACTCATATACAAAAAAGCAAAAAAATACGATTTCGATTAGCGGTGATTTAATTAAACCAGATGATACTGTGTTAATTATTGATGACTTCCTTGCTAATGGTCAAGCGGCAAAAGGACTTATCGATATAGCCCAACAAGCAGGTACTTCCGTTGTAGGAATCGGTATTGTCATTGAAAAATCATTTCAACCTGGCCGAAGTGAACTAGAGAACCAAGGGATTAGGGTGGAATCTTTAGCACGTATCGCATCATTAACAAACAAGCAAGTTCAGTTTGTAGAAAAAACTCGCCTTTAA
- a CDS encoding undecaprenyl-diphosphate phosphatase, which translates to MSLIEAIIFGIVQGISEFLPISSTAHIVITQLMLGYTFPGLSFEIFLHLASVLAVILYFWKDLWEVIRGFFAFLFRRSKEDKPLFFFGVYLLVATFITGILGMLLSDVISDAMKTPAMIASALTVTGVALIFIERFHKTGSKDESSMTMIDAILVGLGQTLAVIPGISRSGSTLVVSLLAGLNRETAVRYSFLLSIPVILGSTVMALDEFTAEMVTHIGPLNLFVAFVVTFFFSILGIIWLIEFLKRSKLIYFALYCFALALFVYFYIDPSTVVDI; encoded by the coding sequence TTGTCACTTATAGAAGCGATTATATTCGGGATTGTACAAGGAATCAGTGAATTTCTTCCCATATCAAGTACGGCTCATATTGTCATTACCCAACTTATGTTAGGTTACACATTTCCAGGACTTTCATTTGAAATATTTTTGCATCTCGCATCTGTACTAGCTGTCATTCTTTATTTTTGGAAAGATCTTTGGGAGGTTATACGGGGATTTTTCGCCTTCCTTTTTCGCCGTTCTAAGGAAGATAAACCCCTGTTTTTCTTCGGTGTATACTTATTAGTTGCGACGTTTATTACGGGGATTTTAGGGATGCTTCTCTCTGATGTTATTAGTGATGCAATGAAAACACCTGCTATGATTGCAAGTGCTCTAACAGTAACAGGGGTAGCTCTTATCTTCATCGAACGGTTCCATAAGACGGGGTCAAAGGATGAATCATCCATGACTATGATCGACGCCATTCTTGTCGGCCTCGGCCAAACGCTTGCTGTTATTCCTGGTATTTCCCGCTCTGGGTCTACTCTCGTCGTCTCGTTGTTAGCAGGTTTAAACAGAGAAACAGCTGTACGCTATTCTTTCTTACTTTCCATTCCTGTTATTTTAGGCTCAACTGTCATGGCATTAGACGAATTCACAGCAGAGATGGTAACCCATATCGGGCCATTAAATTTATTTGTCGCATTCGTTGTCACATTTTTCTTTTCTATTTTAGGGATTATCTGGCTAATTGAATTTCTTAAGCGCAGTAAGCTTATCTATTTTGCTCTTTACTGTTTTGCTCTAGCCCTTTTTGTCTATTTCTATATCGATCCAAGTACTGTCGTAGACATTTAA
- a CDS encoding TIGR03943 family protein has product MKQPYDHSFHAFIQGIILVGFAMLMLHLILTGNIVYYIAPMMMPFIYFALVVFFLLGIMQVFRSTAKTEHNHHDCTCEHDHHIKGPSWVKMLIYSIFILPIVLGFAFPDRSLDSSVAANRGIQLGGGTSSVADNNTDDKIAQENESSTSRAEAFLEDPEAYMDSLTNSSTAQNNEHYQFEDIYEEGWFDDYYAELHEELMNRPFIEVTEDNYLDVMTVLDLYLDDFIGEEMEIVGFAYREADFQANQIVAARFAMTCCTADASVYGTMIESEESDKLEEDTWISARGTIKKGYYLDQPIPILVDAHIQEVEEPASPYVYPNF; this is encoded by the coding sequence ATGAAACAACCATATGATCATTCATTTCACGCCTTCATACAAGGGATTATTCTCGTTGGATTCGCTATGCTCATGCTTCATTTAATTTTAACAGGCAACATTGTTTATTATATCGCACCAATGATGATGCCGTTCATTTATTTTGCTCTCGTTGTTTTCTTTCTACTTGGGATTATGCAAGTGTTTAGAAGCACAGCTAAAACAGAGCATAACCATCATGACTGTACGTGTGAACATGATCATCATATTAAAGGCCCTTCTTGGGTTAAAATGCTCATATATAGCATCTTCATATTGCCTATCGTATTAGGTTTTGCTTTTCCAGACAGGTCATTGGATAGCTCTGTCGCTGCCAATAGAGGTATTCAATTGGGCGGCGGCACCTCTTCAGTTGCAGATAATAACACCGATGATAAAATAGCTCAAGAAAATGAGAGCAGCACATCACGAGCAGAAGCTTTTTTAGAAGATCCTGAAGCTTACATGGACAGTTTAACGAATAGCTCTACTGCCCAAAATAATGAACATTACCAATTTGAAGACATTTATGAAGAAGGTTGGTTTGATGATTACTATGCAGAATTGCATGAAGAATTAATGAATAGGCCATTTATCGAGGTCACTGAAGACAATTATTTAGATGTGATGACCGTTCTCGATCTTTACTTGGATGATTTTATAGGTGAAGAAATGGAGATTGTTGGATTTGCCTATCGGGAAGCAGATTTTCAAGCAAATCAAATCGTTGCAGCGAGGTTTGCAATGACATGCTGCACAGCTGACGCTTCTGTATACGGGACTATGATAGAAAGTGAAGAAAGTGATAAGTTGGAAGAGGATACATGGATCTCTGCTAGAGGGACAATAAAAAAAGGATATTATCTTGACCAACCAATCCCTATCCTTGTGGATGCTCACATTCAAGAAGTAGAAGAACCAGCGAGTCCTTACGTTTATCCTAATTTCTAA